In Clostridium sporogenes, one genomic interval encodes:
- the rplA gene encoding 50S ribosomal protein L1, with amino-acid sequence MGKKYTESVKLVDKNTLYTVQEAIELVTKTSKAKFDETVELAVRLGVDPRHADQQVRGAVVLPHGTGKKVRVLVFAKGDKVNEAQEAGADFVGAEELVEKIQKENWFDFDVVVATPDMMGVVGRLGRVLGPKGLMPNPKSGTVTFDVAKAIADIKAGKVEYRVDKTAIIHVPIGKSSFGEGKLSDNFHVLMEAVVKAKPAAAKGQYIKSVAISSTMGPGIKINPGKVLE; translated from the coding sequence ATGGGAAAAAAATACACTGAAAGTGTAAAATTAGTTGATAAAAACACATTATATACAGTTCAAGAAGCGATAGAGCTTGTTACAAAAACATCAAAAGCTAAATTTGATGAGACTGTAGAATTAGCTGTTAGACTTGGAGTAGATCCAAGACATGCAGACCAACAAGTTAGAGGAGCTGTTGTACTTCCTCATGGAACTGGTAAGAAAGTTAGAGTTTTAGTTTTTGCTAAAGGTGATAAAGTTAATGAAGCACAAGAAGCAGGAGCTGACTTTGTTGGAGCAGAAGAATTAGTAGAAAAAATACAAAAAGAAAACTGGTTTGATTTTGACGTAGTTGTTGCTACACCAGATATGATGGGAGTAGTAGGAAGATTAGGAAGAGTATTAGGACCTAAAGGTTTAATGCCAAATCCAAAATCAGGTACAGTAACATTTGATGTTGCTAAAGCTATAGCAGATATCAAAGCAGGTAAAGTTGAATATAGAGTAGATAAAACTGCTATAATTCACGTTCCAATAGGAAAATCTTCTTTTGGAGAAGGAAAATTATCAGATAACTTCCATGTATTAATGGAAGCTGTTGTAAAGGCTAAACCAGCAGCAGCAAAAGGACAATATATAAAATCAGTTGCTATATCAAGTACTATGGGACCAGGAATAAAAATTAATCCAGGTAAAGTATTAGAATAA
- the rplJ gene encoding 50S ribosomal protein L10: MGKNRQIKEAKVKEIQEKMEKAQAIVFVKYQGLTVEEDTMLRKELREAGVEYKVYKNTLSTIAAKNLGYGSCVDLLEGPVSVAFGYDDVTAPARVLNDFAKKNKNLELKGGIIDGELYDVDKIKKIASIPSKDILIAKLLGSFKAPVSNFAYLINAIKDKKESEEA, from the coding sequence GTGGGAAAGAATAGACAAATAAAAGAAGCTAAAGTTAAAGAAATACAAGAAAAAATGGAGAAAGCTCAAGCTATAGTATTTGTTAAATATCAAGGTTTAACTGTTGAAGAAGATACTATGTTAAGAAAAGAGCTAAGAGAAGCAGGTGTTGAATATAAAGTTTATAAAAATACTTTATCAACTATAGCTGCTAAAAATTTAGGCTACGGAAGTTGCGTAGATTTATTAGAAGGACCTGTTTCAGTAGCTTTTGGCTATGATGATGTAACAGCTCCAGCTAGAGTTCTTAATGATTTCGCTAAGAAAAATAAGAACCTAGAATTAAAAGGTGGAATAATAGATGGAGAATTATATGATGTAGATAAAATTAAAAAAATCGCATCAATACCATCAAAAGATATTCTTATCGCAAAACTACTTGGAAGTTTCAAAGCTCCAGTATCAAACTTTGCATATTTAATTAATGCTATTAAAGATAAGAAAGAATCAGAAGAAGCTTAG
- the rplL gene encoding 50S ribosomal protein L7/L12 — protein sequence MKKEEIIQAIKEMTVLELNELVEACEEEFGVSAAAPVAVAGAGAAAGAGAAEEKTEFDVVLAEAGSEKIKVIKAVREVTGLGLKEAKALVDGAPKTLKEAASKEDGEAIKAKLEEVGAKVELK from the coding sequence ATGAAAAAAGAAGAAATCATTCAAGCTATAAAAGAAATGACTGTTTTAGAATTAAACGAATTAGTAGAAGCATGTGAAGAAGAATTTGGAGTAAGCGCAGCTGCACCAGTAGCTGTAGCAGGAGCAGGAGCTGCTGCAGGAGCAGGAGCTGCTGAAGAAAAAACTGAATTTGACGTAGTATTAGCTGAGGCGGGTTCAGAAAAAATCAAAGTTATCAAAGCTGTAAGAGAAGTAACAGGCTTAGGATTAAAAGAAGCTAAAGCTTTAGTTGATGGAGCTCCTAAAACATTAAAAGAAGCTGCATCTAAAGAAGATGGAGAAGCTATAAAAGCTAAGTTAGAAGAAGTTGGAGCAAAAGTAGAATTAAAATAG
- the rpoB gene encoding DNA-directed RNA polymerase subunit beta, protein MVHPVQVGKRTRMSFSRLKEVGQMPNLIEVQLDSYDWFLKEGLQEVFDDINPIQDYTGNLNLEFVGYKLDLDSIKYSVEECKERDSTYAAPLKVKVRLLNKETGEIKEQEVFMGDFPLMTEQGTFIINGAERVIVSQLVRSPGVYYDMTVDKTGSKLFSATVIPNRGAWLEYETDSNNIIYVRIDKTRKLPITILARALGYGTDAEIIEFFGEDERLKATIEKDNTKTREEALLEIYKRLRPGEPPTVDSAESLIESLFFDAKRYDLSRVGRYKFNKKLAIHLRITNQIADQDIVNPQTGEILVQKGEKIDKDKAIEIQNCGINEVYIKIDDKSFKVIGNHFVDIHSLVSFDISDLNIKEYVFYPVLKEILDNYADEESVKEEIRKNIYRLIPKHIIREDIYATINYELGLSYDIGYKDDIDHLGNRRLRSVGELLQNQFRIGLSRMERVVKERMTIQDQEVITPQALINIRPVAASIKEFFGSSQLSQFMDQTNPLSELTHKRRLSALGPGGLSRERAGFEVRDVHHSHYGRMCPIETPEGPNIGLINSLATFAKVNEYGFIETPYRRIDPKNKRATNDIVYMTADEEDLYVIARSDEPIDEKGYFLDDKVTVRAKEEVLVVPVSEVEYMDISPRQLVSVATAMIPFLENDDASRALMGSNMQRQAVPLLKPQAPIVGTGIEYKAATDSGVLPKAKNAGTVVYVSADEIRVRRDSDGGIDKYKLLKFKRSNQGTCINQRPIVSKGEVVAKETLLADGPSTDLGEIALGKNILMGFITWEGYNYEDAMLISEQLVKEDVFTSIHIEEYEAEARDTKLGPEEITRDIPNVGEEALKDIDERGIIRIGAEVRSGDILVGKVTPKGETELTAEERLLRAIFGEKAREVRDTSLRVPHGEAGIIVDVKIFTRENGDELPPGVNKLVRCYIAQKRKISVGDKMAGRHGNKGVISRVLPEEDMPFLPDGRPLQICLNPLGVPSRMNIGQVLEVHLGLAASKLGWHIATPVFDGAIESDIVDCLRKAGYSEDGKTVLYDGRTGEPFDNRVTVGYMYILKLAHLVDDKIHARSTGPYSLVTQQPLGGKAQFGGQRFGEMEVWALEAYGAAHTLQEILTVKSDDVVGRVKTYEAIVKGENIPEPGVPESFKVLIKELQALCLDVKVLNDDNQEIKLKESVDEDADGLEVNIEGTENQPEEKEEKEEEKGKEDSDEYDDSREEDVEPDLEELSLDDLDLDDFGDEH, encoded by the coding sequence ATGGTACATCCTGTCCAAGTTGGCAAAAGGACTCGTATGAGCTTTTCTAGGCTTAAAGAGGTTGGGCAAATGCCAAATCTTATAGAAGTTCAGTTAGACTCATATGATTGGTTTTTAAAAGAAGGGTTACAAGAAGTTTTTGACGATATTAACCCGATTCAAGATTATACAGGTAATCTAAATTTAGAATTTGTAGGCTACAAACTAGATTTAGATAGTATTAAATACTCTGTTGAAGAGTGCAAAGAAAGAGATTCTACTTATGCAGCACCATTAAAAGTAAAAGTAAGACTTCTAAATAAGGAAACTGGTGAAATAAAAGAACAAGAAGTTTTTATGGGAGATTTTCCTTTAATGACAGAACAAGGAACTTTTATAATAAACGGTGCAGAAAGGGTTATAGTAAGCCAATTAGTTAGATCACCAGGGGTTTATTATGACATGACTGTAGATAAAACAGGAAGCAAATTATTCTCAGCTACAGTTATACCTAACAGAGGTGCATGGTTAGAATATGAAACAGATTCAAATAACATAATATATGTAAGAATTGACAAAACACGAAAATTACCAATTACTATATTAGCAAGAGCATTGGGTTATGGAACAGATGCTGAAATAATAGAATTTTTCGGAGAAGATGAAAGATTAAAAGCCACAATAGAAAAAGATAATACAAAGACTAGAGAAGAAGCTTTACTTGAAATATATAAAAGATTAAGACCAGGTGAACCACCTACTGTGGATAGTGCAGAATCTTTAATTGAATCTTTATTCTTCGATGCTAAAAGATATGATTTATCAAGAGTTGGAAGATATAAATTTAATAAGAAATTAGCAATTCATCTAAGAATAACAAATCAAATTGCAGATCAAGATATAGTTAATCCACAAACAGGAGAAATATTAGTACAAAAAGGTGAAAAAATAGATAAAGATAAGGCCATTGAAATACAGAACTGTGGTATTAACGAAGTATATATAAAAATAGATGATAAGTCATTTAAAGTAATTGGCAATCACTTTGTAGACATACATAGTTTGGTTTCATTCGATATAAGTGATTTAAATATTAAAGAATATGTATTCTATCCTGTTTTAAAAGAAATACTAGATAATTATGCTGATGAAGAAAGTGTAAAAGAAGAAATAAGAAAGAATATATATAGATTAATTCCTAAACATATTATAAGAGAAGATATATATGCTACCATAAATTATGAATTAGGATTAAGTTATGACATTGGTTATAAAGATGATATAGATCATTTAGGAAATAGAAGATTAAGATCAGTAGGAGAATTATTACAAAATCAATTTAGAATTGGTTTATCTAGAATGGAAAGAGTTGTTAAAGAAAGAATGACAATTCAAGATCAAGAAGTAATAACTCCTCAAGCTTTAATAAATATTAGACCTGTAGCAGCATCCATTAAAGAATTTTTTGGTAGTTCACAATTATCACAATTTATGGATCAAACAAACCCTCTATCAGAATTAACACATAAAAGAAGGTTATCAGCTTTAGGACCAGGAGGACTTTCAAGAGAAAGGGCCGGTTTTGAAGTAAGAGACGTTCACCATTCACATTATGGAAGAATGTGTCCTATAGAAACTCCAGAAGGACCAAACATAGGGCTTATAAATTCTTTAGCTACTTTTGCTAAGGTTAATGAATATGGATTTATAGAAACACCTTATAGAAGAATAGATCCTAAAAATAAAAGGGCTACAAATGATATAGTATATATGACAGCAGATGAAGAAGATTTATATGTAATAGCTAGATCAGATGAGCCAATTGATGAAAAAGGATATTTTTTAGATGATAAAGTTACAGTTAGGGCTAAAGAAGAAGTTTTAGTTGTTCCAGTTAGCGAAGTTGAGTATATGGATATATCACCAAGACAATTGGTTTCTGTTGCAACTGCAATGATACCATTCCTTGAAAATGATGATGCCAGCCGTGCACTTATGGGATCAAACATGCAACGTCAAGCAGTACCACTATTAAAGCCACAGGCTCCAATAGTTGGAACAGGTATAGAATATAAAGCTGCAACGGATTCAGGGGTTCTTCCAAAGGCTAAAAATGCAGGGACAGTAGTATATGTTTCAGCAGATGAAATAAGAGTAAGAAGAGATAGCGATGGAGGAATAGATAAATATAAATTATTAAAATTCAAAAGATCTAACCAAGGAACATGCATAAATCAAAGACCAATTGTTTCTAAAGGTGAAGTAGTAGCTAAGGAAACTCTATTAGCAGATGGACCTTCTACAGATCTTGGAGAAATAGCTCTTGGTAAAAATATTCTTATGGGCTTTATAACATGGGAAGGATATAATTACGAAGATGCCATGTTAATTTCAGAGCAATTAGTAAAAGAAGATGTGTTTACATCTATACACATAGAAGAATATGAAGCAGAAGCTAGGGATACAAAACTAGGACCAGAAGAGATAACAAGAGATATACCTAATGTAGGAGAAGAAGCGCTTAAAGATATAGATGAAAGAGGCATCATTAGAATTGGTGCTGAAGTTAGATCTGGAGATATATTAGTAGGTAAAGTTACTCCAAAGGGAGAAACTGAACTAACAGCTGAAGAAAGATTACTTCGTGCTATATTTGGAGAAAAAGCAAGAGAAGTTAGAGATACATCACTTAGAGTTCCACATGGAGAAGCAGGAATTATAGTTGATGTTAAAATATTTACAAGAGAAAATGGTGATGAATTACCACCAGGAGTTAATAAATTAGTTAGATGCTATATAGCTCAAAAGAGAAAAATATCTGTGGGAGATAAGATGGCAGGAAGACATGGTAATAAAGGGGTTATCTCTAGAGTTTTACCAGAAGAAGATATGCCATTCTTACCAGATGGAAGACCACTTCAAATATGCTTAAATCCTTTAGGGGTACCATCACGTATGAATATAGGCCAGGTATTAGAAGTACATTTAGGGTTAGCTGCTAGTAAATTAGGCTGGCATATAGCTACACCGGTTTTCGACGGGGCAATAGAATCTGACATAGTAGATTGTTTAAGAAAAGCTGGTTATTCTGAGGATGGAAAAACTGTTCTATATGATGGAAGAACAGGAGAACCATTTGATAATAGAGTAACAGTAGGATATATGTATATTTTAAAACTAGCTCATTTAGTTGATGATAAAATACATGCTAGATCTACAGGCCCATACTCACTAGTAACTCAACAACCTCTTGGAGGTAAAGCTCAGTTTGGAGGACAAAGATTTGGTGAGATGGAAGTTTGGGCTTTAGAAGCTTATGGAGCGGCCCATACTCTTCAAGAAATATTAACAGTTAAATCAGATGATGTAGTTGGAAGAGTTAAGACTTATGAAGCTATAGTAAAGGGAGAAAATATTCCAGAACCTGGAGTTCCTGAATCTTTCAAAGTTTTAATAAAAGAATTACAAGCATTATGTTTAGATGTTAAGGTATTGAATGATGATAATCAGGAAATAAAATTAAAGGAATCTGTGGATGAAGATGCAGACGGATTAGAAGTAAATATAGAAGGTACAGAAAATCAACCAGAAGAGAAAGAAGAAAAAGAAGAAGAAAAAGGGAAAGAAGATAGTGATGAATATGATGACTCAAGAGAAGAGGACGTAGAACCAGATTTAGAAGAGTTATCATTAGATGACTTAGATTTAGATGATTTCGGTGATGAACATTAA
- the rpoC gene encoding DNA-directed RNA polymerase subunit beta': MFELNNFDALQIGLASPEKIREWSRGEVKKPETINYRTLKPERDGLFCERIFGPMKDWECHCGKYKRIRYKGIVCDRCGVEVTKAKVRRERMGHIELAAPVSHIWYFKGIPSRMGLILDMSPRALEKVLYFASYVVLDPKETPLLKKQLLNEKEYRESIDKYGDDSFVAAMGAEAVKTLLDEIDLEQSSIELKEELKTSTGQKKIRIIRRLEVVESFRKSGNRPDWMVIDVIPVIPPDLRPMVQLDGGRFATSDLNDLYRRVINRNNRLKKLLDLGAPDIIVRNEKRMLQEAVDALIDNGRRGRPVTGPGNRPLKSLSDMLKGKQGRFRQNLLGKRVDYSGRSVIVVGPELKMYQCGLPKEMALELFKPFVMKKLVQNGLAHNIKSAKRMVERVQPQVWDVLEEVISDHPVLLNRAPTLHRLGIQAFQPVLVEGRAIKLHPLVCTAYNADFDGDQMAVHVPLSVEAQAEARFLMLAAHNILKPSDGKPVSVPTQDMVLGSYYLTMDKDGVKGAGKVFSCPEEVLMAYQCKAVDIHAKIKVRLKKVIDGETIEGIIETTPGKIIFNESIPQDLGYIDRTIPENKLKLEVDFLVSKKTLGGIITKCYMKHGATKTSIMLDKIKAKGYHYSTIGAITISTSDMVVPESKRELLENTEKQVEKIQKMYRRGFISEEERYEKVIDLWTKTTEDVANALMESLDSFNPIYMMADSGARGSKSQIKQLAGMRGLMANPSGKILELPIKASFREGLDVLEYFISTHGARKGNADTALKTADSGYLTRRLVDVSQDVIVRQEDCGTEEGYEVSEIKEGNEVIEPLVERLSGRYPSEDIIHPTTGEIIVKRNTYMNEDIAKKVSDAGIKKVKIRSVFTCKSKHGVCARCYGMNMGTSQKIHIGEAVGIVAAQSIGEPGTQLTMRTFHTGGVAGADITQGLPRVEELFEARKPKGLAIVSEVSGTVRMEETKKKRTIIVVTDDGEEVSYDIPFGSRIKVKNGDIISAGDEITEGSINPHDILRIKGVDGVKNYLLSEVQKVYRLQGVDINDKHLEVVIRQMTRKIKIEDSGDTELLPGTMIDVFDFEEANREILEKGGEPAVGRIALLGITKAALATDSFLSAASFQETTRVLTDAAIKGKIDPLLGLKENVIIGKLIPAGTGMTRYRSIQINTDDENIEEDSMDSIEV; encoded by the coding sequence TTGTTTGAGTTAAATAATTTTGATGCTTTACAAATAGGTTTAGCTTCACCAGAAAAGATAAGAGAGTGGTCAAGAGGTGAAGTTAAAAAGCCAGAGACTATAAATTATAGAACACTAAAACCAGAAAGAGATGGTTTGTTCTGTGAAAGAATTTTTGGTCCTATGAAGGATTGGGAATGCCATTGTGGTAAATACAAAAGGATAAGATATAAGGGCATAGTTTGTGATAGATGCGGAGTAGAGGTTACTAAAGCTAAAGTAAGACGTGAGAGAATGGGGCATATAGAACTTGCTGCCCCTGTATCTCATATATGGTATTTCAAAGGGATTCCATCAAGAATGGGATTAATATTAGATATGTCTCCAAGAGCCTTAGAAAAAGTTTTATACTTTGCTTCATATGTAGTATTAGATCCAAAAGAAACACCTCTTTTAAAGAAACAATTATTAAATGAAAAAGAGTATAGAGAATCTATAGACAAATATGGAGATGACAGTTTTGTCGCAGCAATGGGTGCAGAAGCTGTAAAGACTCTTTTAGACGAAATAGATTTAGAACAATCATCTATTGAACTTAAAGAAGAGTTAAAAACAAGTACAGGACAAAAGAAAATAAGAATAATAAGAAGATTAGAGGTAGTAGAATCTTTTAGAAAATCAGGAAATAGACCTGATTGGATGGTTATAGATGTTATACCAGTAATTCCACCTGATTTAAGGCCAATGGTTCAACTAGATGGAGGAAGATTTGCTACATCTGATTTAAATGATTTGTATAGAAGAGTTATAAATAGAAATAACAGATTAAAAAAATTGTTAGACTTAGGGGCTCCAGATATAATTGTAAGAAATGAAAAAAGAATGCTTCAAGAAGCAGTAGATGCTTTAATAGATAATGGTAGAAGAGGGAGACCAGTAACAGGACCAGGAAATAGACCTCTTAAATCATTATCAGATATGTTAAAGGGCAAACAAGGTAGATTTAGACAAAACTTACTAGGAAAGCGTGTTGACTATTCAGGCCGTTCAGTTATAGTTGTAGGACCAGAATTAAAAATGTACCAATGTGGTTTACCAAAAGAAATGGCTCTTGAATTATTTAAACCATTTGTTATGAAAAAACTTGTTCAAAATGGGTTAGCACATAATATAAAAAGTGCTAAGAGAATGGTAGAAAGAGTTCAACCTCAAGTTTGGGATGTATTAGAAGAAGTTATTTCTGATCATCCAGTATTATTAAACCGTGCCCCTACTCTTCACAGATTAGGAATTCAAGCTTTTCAACCTGTGTTAGTAGAGGGAAGAGCAATTAAACTTCATCCACTTGTATGTACAGCATATAATGCAGACTTTGATGGAGACCAAATGGCTGTTCACGTACCTTTATCAGTTGAAGCTCAAGCAGAGGCAAGATTCCTAATGCTAGCAGCACATAATATATTAAAACCATCTGATGGTAAACCAGTGTCTGTACCTACACAAGATATGGTTTTAGGTTCTTATTACTTAACAATGGATAAAGATGGAGTAAAAGGTGCAGGAAAAGTATTTTCTTGTCCAGAAGAAGTACTTATGGCATATCAATGCAAAGCGGTTGATATACATGCTAAAATAAAAGTAAGATTAAAGAAAGTTATAGACGGAGAAACTATTGAAGGAATAATAGAAACAACGCCAGGAAAAATTATATTTAATGAATCTATACCACAGGATTTAGGATATATTGATAGAACAATACCTGAAAACAAATTAAAATTAGAAGTAGATTTTCTTGTATCTAAAAAGACATTAGGTGGGATAATTACCAAATGTTATATGAAACATGGTGCAACAAAAACTTCTATAATGTTAGATAAAATTAAAGCAAAAGGATATCATTATTCTACTATAGGAGCTATTACTATTTCTACTTCAGATATGGTAGTGCCAGAGTCTAAGAGAGAACTACTTGAAAATACAGAAAAACAAGTAGAAAAAATACAAAAAATGTATCGTAGAGGATTTATATCTGAAGAAGAAAGATATGAAAAAGTTATTGACCTTTGGACTAAAACAACAGAGGATGTAGCTAATGCTCTTATGGAAAGTTTGGATAGTTTTAATCCTATATATATGATGGCTGATTCAGGAGCCAGAGGTTCTAAAAGTCAGATAAAGCAATTAGCAGGTATGAGAGGGCTTATGGCTAATCCATCAGGTAAAATTCTAGAGTTACCAATCAAAGCTTCTTTTAGGGAAGGTCTAGATGTGTTAGAGTATTTTATATCAACACACGGTGCTAGAAAAGGTAACGCAGATACAGCTTTAAAAACAGCTGACTCAGGATATTTAACTAGAAGACTTGTTGACGTTTCACAGGATGTTATAGTAAGGCAAGAAGATTGTGGAACAGAAGAAGGATATGAAGTATCTGAAATAAAAGAAGGAAATGAAGTAATAGAGCCTTTAGTTGAAAGATTATCAGGCAGATATCCTTCAGAAGATATTATTCATCCTACAACAGGAGAAATAATAGTAAAAAGAAACACATATATGAATGAAGATATAGCTAAGAAGGTATCAGATGCAGGAATTAAAAAAGTTAAAATAAGATCTGTATTTACTTGTAAATCAAAACATGGTGTTTGTGCTAGATGTTATGGTATGAATATGGGTACTTCACAAAAAATTCATATAGGTGAAGCAGTTGGTATTGTTGCTGCTCAAAGTATAGGAGAACCGGGAACCCAGCTTACAATGAGAACATTCCATACAGGTGGTGTTGCTGGAGCTGATATAACTCAAGGTCTTCCAAGGGTTGAAGAGCTTTTTGAAGCTAGAAAACCTAAAGGATTGGCTATTGTAAGTGAAGTATCAGGAACAGTAAGAATGGAAGAAACTAAGAAAAAAAGAACAATAATAGTTGTAACTGATGACGGTGAAGAAGTTTCTTATGATATTCCATTTGGTTCTAGAATAAAAGTTAAAAATGGAGATATTATATCAGCAGGAGATGAAATAACAGAAGGTTCAATAAATCCACATGATATTTTAAGAATAAAAGGTGTTGACGGAGTTAAAAATTATCTTTTATCAGAAGTTCAAAAAGTTTATAGACTACAAGGTGTTGATATAAACGATAAACATCTTGAAGTAGTTATAAGACAAATGACAAGAAAAATAAAAATTGAAGATTCAGGAGATACTGAATTATTACCTGGAACAATGATAGATGTTTTTGATTTTGAAGAAGCCAATAGAGAAATATTAGAAAAAGGTGGAGAACCAGCAGTAGGTAGAATAGCTTTATTAGGAATAACAAAAGCTGCACTAGCTACAGATTCATTCCTTTCAGCTGCATCATTCCAAGAAACTACAAGAGTTCTTACAGATGCTGCTATCAAAGGAAAAATTGATCCACTGTTAGGCCTAAAAGAAAATGTAATTATTGGTAAGTTGATACCTGCAGGTACAGGTATGACAAGATATAGATCTATTCAAATAAATACTGATGATGAAAATATTGAAGAAGATTCCATGGATTCAATAGAAGTATAG
- a CDS encoding ribosomal L7Ae/L30e/S12e/Gadd45 family protein, with the protein MIDRLKGNKVVGVKQTVKALKNNTVKTLYVSKDADESLIKPLIELAEENSIDIIKVDTMKELGRLCGIDVSAAIAALLK; encoded by the coding sequence ATGATTGACAGACTTAAAGGCAATAAAGTTGTAGGGGTTAAACAAACAGTTAAGGCTTTAAAAAACAATACTGTTAAAACTTTATATGTATCTAAGGATGCAGATGAAAGTTTAATAAAACCACTTATAGAATTAGCTGAAGAAAATTCCATAGATATAATAAAGGTTGATACAATGAAAGAACTAGGACGACTTTGTGGTATTGATGTAAGTGCTGCCATAGCGGCATTACTGAAATAA
- the rpsL gene encoding 30S ribosomal protein S12 encodes MPTISQLVRKGRKTIASASDSPALKECPQKRGVCTVVKTTTPKKPNSALRKVARIRLTNGYEVTAYIPGVGHNLQEHSVVLIRGGRVKDLPGVRYHIVRGALDAAGVANRMQSRSKYGAKKPKQK; translated from the coding sequence ATGCCAACAATTAGCCAATTAGTAAGAAAAGGCAGAAAGACAATAGCATCAGCATCAGACTCACCAGCATTAAAAGAATGCCCACAAAAAAGAGGAGTTTGTACAGTAGTAAAAACAACAACTCCTAAAAAACCTAACTCAGCCTTAAGAAAAGTTGCTAGGATTAGACTTACAAATGGATATGAAGTTACAGCTTACATACCAGGAGTAGGCCACAACTTACAAGAGCACAGTGTTGTTCTTATAAGAGGCGGAAGAGTTAAGGACTTACCAGGTGTAAGATACCATATCGTAAGAGGGGCATTAGATGCAGCTGGAGTAGCTAACAGAATGCAATCCAGATCAAAATATGGTGCTAAAAAACCAA